A stretch of the Sulfurimonas sp. HSL3-1 genome encodes the following:
- a CDS encoding prepilin-type N-terminal cleavage/methylation domain-containing protein: MKRTAFTMIELIFVILVLGILAVIAIPKLAATRDDAEISRMATDIMTGSFECAAYVVARGAVDPTMSNMSRAIKNLLIAGKATESPRHVSFIMGTIPNCVMLDINQSTDGNVEQIELSYVDGSSDRLCEGLQDVIDEGKFPIPLKGRTIVR; this comes from the coding sequence ATGAAGAGAACTGCCTTTACAATGATAGAATTGATTTTTGTTATACTCGTGTTGGGTATATTAGCGGTCATTGCGATTCCAAAATTGGCTGCGACGAGGGATGATGCCGAGATTTCAAGAATGGCGACAGATATCATGACGGGTAGCTTTGAATGTGCTGCATATGTTGTGGCAAGGGGCGCAGTTGATCCGACGATGTCGAATATGTCACGAGCCATCAAGAACCTTCTGATTGCAGGAAAAGCAACGGAATCACCACGGCATGTCTCTTTCATCATGGGCACTATTCCCAATTGTGTCATGCTTGATATCAATCAAAGCACTGACGGGAATGTGGAGCAAATTGAGCTGAGCTATGTAGATGGGAGTAGTGACCGTCTCTGCGAGGGGTTGCAGGACGTTATTGACGAAGGGAAATTTCCCATTCCATTGAAAGGAAGAACCATTGTACGCTAA
- a CDS encoding HAMP domain-containing sensor histidine kinase has translation MAKTVSSVTNVRAISFAENRTFRAFVLLYTLMGLAILALLGLLYFQTSKAEMLSSHRLAMQLEGESYLPNLIRWMQGERADFPEDPAYDTAFYLGGKRVGGNLPMPPPDFAPGIHESTGMIYLIIPMGSYGLKDGKTVMMTVDDGLWRQLYWRSAAMYGAILFVLLLLTGVGLSRLFLRPMKEAVALLDSFIKDTTHELNTPVTAILTNVERLDTAALDEKQRKKIARIETAARTIGSIYDDLTFLLLRRDVRIEDVPIDMEAFVHERLEYFQTRFDAKGLKLDISVSAPMGVVMDRTLAARLIDNLLSNAVKYSDRETKVSVEIGRNVLQIANTGVPIPEAKLSHIFERFARADESRGGFGIGLHLVAQIAARYRIRIAVETEGKVTAFRLTWPR, from the coding sequence TTGGCAAAGACCGTATCATCAGTCACAAACGTACGGGCTATCAGTTTCGCTGAGAACCGGACGTTCCGCGCTTTTGTCCTGCTCTATACCCTGATGGGGCTTGCCATCCTGGCACTGCTGGGGTTGCTTTACTTTCAGACCTCCAAGGCGGAAATGCTCTCATCACACCGATTGGCGATGCAGCTCGAAGGGGAGAGCTACCTGCCGAACCTGATCAGATGGATGCAGGGAGAACGGGCGGACTTTCCGGAGGACCCCGCCTACGACACGGCCTTTTATCTTGGGGGCAAACGGGTCGGAGGCAATCTGCCGATGCCGCCGCCGGATTTCGCACCCGGTATTCACGAAAGCACCGGCATGATCTACCTGATCATACCGATGGGTTCCTACGGACTCAAAGACGGCAAAACGGTGATGATGACGGTGGACGACGGGCTGTGGCGTCAGCTCTATTGGCGCAGCGCGGCCATGTATGGCGCGATTTTGTTTGTGCTGCTGCTGTTGACCGGGGTGGGACTGTCACGACTTTTCCTCCGTCCGATGAAAGAGGCGGTGGCGCTGCTCGACAGTTTTATCAAGGATACGACCCATGAGCTCAATACGCCGGTGACGGCCATCCTGACGAATGTCGAGCGTCTTGATACGGCGGCACTGGATGAAAAACAGCGTAAAAAGATCGCCCGCATTGAAACGGCCGCGCGGACGATCGGGTCGATTTATGATGATCTGACCTTTCTGCTGCTGCGCCGTGATGTACGTATCGAAGACGTTCCGATTGATATGGAGGCTTTTGTGCATGAACGCCTGGAGTATTTCCAGACTCGTTTTGATGCGAAAGGGTTGAAGCTTGATATCAGTGTCAGTGCACCGATGGGGGTCGTCATGGACCGTACACTGGCAGCGCGCCTGATAGATAATCTGCTCTCAAATGCGGTCAAATACAGTGACAGGGAGACGAAAGTATCGGTAGAGATCGGGAGGAATGTTCTGCAGATCGCCAATACCGGGGTACCGATCCCCGAAGCGAAACTCTCTCATATATTTGAGCGCTTCGCCCGGGCCGACGAGAGCCGGGGCGGTTTTGGTATCGGCCTTCACCTTGTCGCACAGATTGCAGCGCGCTACCGTATCCGCATCGCGGTGGAAACGGAGGGGAAAGTGACGGCGTTCAGGCTTACTTGGCCCCGATGA
- a CDS encoding primosomal protein N': MPYFELSLLNTPLAALTYASEIPLEQGQVVEVSLQSRKRLGIVIKQVDRPTFETEEITAIQSTYFKNWQIEFARFISEYYFCSLGEALGLFVPYDGLSDEAGMTLHGSIVLSKRQEEAFGFLKKHPVSLLFGDTGSGKTEIYMKFFEEMLAQGKRSLFLMPEISLTPQMQKRLEAHFGDAVVMWHSKLTKKQKEKALEKIRSGEAGIIAGPRSALFLPVDDLGVIVVDEEHDDSYKSSSRPRYHARDMAIYYGKLLKVPVVLGSATPSLSSYVKFPHYRLKGGHFQSERRFEFEAHAEGITPKIESAIEAVVAQKEQAMLFIPTRANFKYLICSSCGYTYECPFCSVGMSVHRYRRQVRCHYCGYAEAIPQHCPECQTGDLVSSRLGTAEAVEYFHEQRPQWRVAQFDRDKITTQKKLKELLHAFNEHEIDLLVGTQMLSKGHDYHAVTLAVVLGLDNLLSLSDYRARERALSLLLQIAGRSGRKKAARVIVQTFNAEFFSAYVDTYERFLEEEKLFREGMYPPYKKLCRVLFAHKKSESAEAAMRQMETGLSAFKSVEIVGAGKAPIEKIAGKYRYQILLRADKSTDLIRALKTTKVPLAEIDMDPIEFG, translated from the coding sequence ATGCCCTATTTCGAACTTTCTCTTTTAAACACCCCACTTGCTGCACTGACTTACGCGTCTGAAATACCCTTGGAACAGGGTCAGGTCGTTGAGGTGTCGCTACAGTCTAGAAAGCGCCTCGGTATCGTAATAAAGCAGGTAGATCGGCCTACCTTCGAAACCGAAGAGATCACTGCGATACAAAGCACTTATTTCAAAAATTGGCAAATCGAATTCGCAAGATTTATCTCCGAATACTATTTTTGTTCTCTGGGGGAAGCGCTGGGCCTTTTTGTCCCTTATGACGGTTTGTCAGACGAAGCAGGTATGACGCTGCACGGTTCTATTGTACTATCGAAACGCCAGGAAGAGGCGTTTGGTTTTCTGAAAAAGCATCCGGTCTCCCTGCTATTCGGCGATACCGGCTCGGGCAAAACAGAGATATATATGAAGTTTTTCGAAGAGATGCTTGCGCAGGGGAAACGCTCCTTGTTCCTGATGCCGGAAATTTCGCTGACACCGCAGATGCAGAAGCGCCTGGAGGCGCATTTCGGGGATGCCGTGGTGATGTGGCACTCGAAACTGACGAAGAAGCAGAAAGAGAAGGCGCTTGAGAAGATCCGTAGCGGAGAGGCCGGGATTATCGCCGGGCCACGCTCGGCGCTTTTCCTTCCCGTTGACGATCTCGGAGTGATCGTCGTCGACGAGGAGCATGACGATAGTTACAAATCTTCATCGCGGCCGCGCTACCATGCCCGCGATATGGCGATCTACTACGGTAAACTGCTCAAGGTCCCGGTCGTGCTCGGCAGTGCGACCCCTTCGCTCAGTTCCTATGTGAAATTCCCCCACTACCGGCTCAAAGGCGGGCATTTTCAGAGCGAGAGGCGCTTCGAGTTCGAAGCCCATGCCGAGGGGATTACGCCGAAGATTGAATCGGCGATTGAGGCGGTTGTGGCGCAAAAAGAGCAGGCAATGCTCTTTATCCCGACCCGGGCGAACTTCAAGTATCTCATCTGCAGCAGCTGCGGCTATACCTATGAGTGCCCCTTCTGCAGTGTCGGGATGAGCGTACACCGCTACCGCCGCCAGGTGCGCTGCCATTACTGCGGCTACGCCGAAGCGATCCCCCAGCACTGTCCCGAATGCCAAACCGGCGACCTTGTCAGTTCCCGTCTGGGCACGGCGGAAGCGGTCGAATATTTCCATGAGCAGCGGCCGCAGTGGCGGGTGGCGCAGTTCGACCGGGACAAGATCACAACTCAGAAAAAGCTCAAGGAGCTGCTGCACGCTTTTAACGAACACGAGATTGATCTGCTTGTCGGGACGCAGATGCTCTCCAAGGGGCATGATTACCATGCGGTGACGCTCGCGGTCGTTTTGGGTCTGGACAATCTTCTTAGCCTCAGCGATTACCGAGCACGGGAGCGTGCATTGTCGCTGTTGCTGCAAATTGCGGGGCGCAGCGGTCGTAAAAAGGCGGCACGTGTCATCGTGCAGACCTTCAATGCTGAGTTCTTTTCTGCCTACGTCGATACGTATGAGCGCTTCCTGGAAGAGGAGAAACTCTTCCGGGAGGGAATGTACCCACCCTACAAGAAGCTTTGCCGGGTCCTCTTTGCCCATAAAAAAAGCGAGAGCGCCGAAGCGGCGATGCGTCAGATGGAGACGGGGCTCAGCGCATTTAAGAGTGTTGAGATCGTCGGTGCGGGCAAAGCACCGATCGAAAAGATCGCGGGGAAATACCGTTATCAAATCCTGCTGCGCGCCGATAAGAGCACCGATCTGATCCGGGCGCTCAAAACGACGAAGGTGCCGCTGGCGGAGATCGACATGGATCCCATCGAGTTCGGCTAA
- a CDS encoding c-type cytochrome: protein MKKSLLLITILGVALSAADGQALFNKCAACHGANGEKHALGKSKVINTMTPAEIETALNGYKDGTYGGSMKALMKGQAASLDETQIKTIAEFIGAK from the coding sequence ATGAAAAAGTCACTGTTACTCATCACCATCCTCGGTGTCGCGCTCAGCGCGGCGGACGGACAAGCTCTCTTTAATAAATGTGCCGCCTGTCATGGTGCCAACGGCGAAAAACATGCCCTGGGTAAAAGCAAAGTCATCAACACGATGACACCCGCCGAGATCGAAACTGCCCTCAACGGCTACAAGGACGGAACATACGGCGGATCGATGAAAGCGCTGATGAAGGGGCAGGCTGCCTCCCTGGACGAGACGCAGATCAAAACGATCGCCGAATTCATCGGGGCCAAGTAA
- a CDS encoding DedA family protein, producing the protein MEDMFSNLTTYGYIALFLYSLGGGFVGLMAAGVLSYMGKMDLATALAVAMVSNFLGDTLLFYMARYHKKEVLNYFHKHRRKLALSHMLMKKHGSWIIFMQKFVYGIKTLIPLAIGITKYDFTRFSVLNFFAALLWTLVVGLGSYLAGKPIMGVYEAIVERPYIAPLIIVVLGGLIWFYLSRATKKRV; encoded by the coding sequence ATGGAAGATATGTTCTCCAACTTGACGACGTATGGCTATATTGCCCTTTTTCTCTACTCGCTCGGTGGCGGCTTCGTCGGCCTGATGGCAGCCGGGGTCCTCTCCTACATGGGTAAGATGGATCTTGCCACTGCTCTGGCCGTTGCAATGGTCTCAAACTTCCTGGGAGATACGCTGCTGTTTTACATGGCGCGCTACCATAAAAAAGAGGTGTTGAACTATTTTCATAAACACCGCCGCAAACTGGCTCTGTCGCATATGCTGATGAAAAAGCACGGCAGCTGGATCATCTTCATGCAGAAGTTTGTCTACGGCATCAAAACGTTGATACCGCTGGCCATCGGTATCACGAAGTATGACTTTACGCGCTTCTCCGTTCTCAACTTTTTCGCGGCGCTGCTCTGGACGCTGGTCGTCGGGCTGGGAAGCTACCTTGCGGGCAAACCGATCATGGGGGTGTACGAGGCGATCGTCGAACGTCCCTATATCGCGCCGCTGATCATCGTTGTGTTGGGTGGGCTCATCTGGTTCTACCTCAGCCGGGCAACAAAGAAGCGGGTTTAG
- the ispG gene encoding flavodoxin-dependent (E)-4-hydroxy-3-methylbut-2-enyl-diphosphate synthase, protein MIKRYPTKQIYVGNVPVGGDAPISVQSMTYSRTRDVKATVEQINRLHFAGCDIVRVAVPDMEDALALRSIKERISLPLVADIHFNYKLALVAAEVVDCIRINPGNIGEKSRVKDIVKACQERNIPIRIGVNAGSLEKQFDAQYGQTAEGMVASAEYNIKFLEDLGFTDIKVSLKASDVQRTVEAYRLLRPKNNYPFHLGVTEAGTKFHATVKSAIGLGTLLLDGIGDTMRVSITGELEEEINVGRAILKDSGAAGEGLNIISCPTCGRIEADLVSAVDEIERRTKHIKAPLNVSVMGCVVNAIGEAQHADVAIAYGKGSGLVMVKGEVVARLEEKELVDKFVDEVEKMAEGNE, encoded by the coding sequence ATGATTAAGCGCTATCCTACCAAGCAGATTTATGTCGGAAATGTCCCCGTCGGCGGGGATGCGCCTATTTCCGTCCAGTCGATGACCTACAGCCGTACCCGCGACGTCAAAGCGACGGTCGAGCAGATCAATCGCCTCCATTTTGCGGGGTGTGACATTGTGCGTGTCGCCGTCCCGGATATGGAAGATGCGCTGGCACTCAGATCGATCAAGGAAAGGATCTCGCTGCCGCTTGTCGCCGATATCCACTTCAACTACAAACTGGCCCTCGTGGCGGCGGAGGTCGTCGACTGCATCCGCATCAATCCGGGTAATATTGGTGAAAAAAGCAGGGTAAAGGATATCGTCAAAGCCTGTCAGGAACGCAACATCCCGATCCGCATCGGCGTCAATGCGGGCAGCCTGGAAAAACAGTTCGATGCGCAGTACGGTCAGACGGCGGAGGGGATGGTTGCCTCGGCGGAGTACAATATTAAATTTCTCGAGGACCTCGGCTTTACCGATATCAAGGTTTCCCTCAAGGCCAGCGACGTGCAGCGTACCGTAGAAGCATACCGCCTGCTGCGTCCGAAGAACAACTACCCCTTCCATCTTGGGGTGACCGAGGCGGGCACGAAGTTCCACGCGACGGTTAAGAGCGCCATCGGACTGGGTACGCTGCTGCTGGACGGGATTGGCGACACGATGCGGGTCTCCATCACCGGTGAGCTCGAAGAGGAGATCAACGTCGGCCGTGCCATCCTCAAAGACTCCGGCGCGGCGGGCGAGGGGCTCAATATCATCTCCTGCCCGACTTGCGGCCGGATCGAGGCGGACCTGGTGAGTGCGGTGGACGAGATAGAGCGGCGGACCAAGCACATTAAGGCCCCGCTCAATGTCTCCGTCATGGGCTGTGTCGTCAATGCCATCGGCGAAGCGCAGCATGCCGACGTTGCAATTGCGTATGGCAAGGGGAGCGGCCTGGTGATGGTCAAAGGTGAAGTCGTTGCGCGCCTGGAGGAGAAAGAGCTTGTGGACAAGTTCGTCGACGAGGTCGAGAAGATGGCGGAAGGGAACGAATAA
- a CDS encoding prepilin-type N-terminal cleavage/methylation domain-containing protein, which yields MKRAGFTMIELIFVIVILGILAAVAIPKLAATRDDAKISSIIGNARTLIGDITAKRTALGQNGMMGEPYTGISSVPAQTACTVPPTPFAAAAVLAGTSALLCDTTIACVTVALDGNASQITVTTAAAGASTVCDGVRDDPAIQAYVTGSPLDIGGSQVVR from the coding sequence ATGAAAAGAGCTGGTTTTACAATGATCGAATTGATCTTCGTTATCGTTATTCTTGGTATTTTGGCGGCAGTCGCCATTCCGAAACTTGCTGCAACACGTGATGACGCAAAAATCTCGTCAATCATTGGAAATGCAAGAACGCTGATTGGCGACATTACCGCGAAGCGGACTGCGTTAGGTCAAAATGGAATGATGGGGGAGCCCTATACAGGTATTTCGAGTGTTCCTGCACAGACAGCTTGTACGGTTCCACCTACCCCTTTCGCAGCCGCTGCCGTGTTAGCTGGCACCTCTGCATTGCTGTGTGACACTACTATTGCCTGTGTCACAGTTGCATTGGATGGAAATGCTTCTCAAATTACAGTAACGACTGCAGCAGCAGGTGCAAGCACTGTTTGTGATGGTGTCAGGGATGATCCGGCGATTCAAGCCTATGTGACTGGTAGCCCGCTTGATATTGGTGGATCACAGGTCGTACGCTAA
- a CDS encoding response regulator transcription factor produces MKNATILLLEDDTALHETLSEYLEEEGFDVVGCFDGESAEDQLYERTFDLLILDVNVPGKNGFEVLREARERGVETPALFLTTRDSAADAERGFESGADDYVRKPFSLKELLLRVQSMLRRRFSHPVSEKMDLGSGLAFDLQNALLYDNGEPVKLAEKPRKLLELLLQRRGDVVTHEVINAHLWGFDESPSEEALRTYIKTLRSAVGKDRIISHKRTGYQFR; encoded by the coding sequence ATGAAGAATGCGACAATCCTGCTGCTCGAAGACGATACGGCCCTGCATGAAACCCTGAGTGAATACCTTGAAGAGGAGGGGTTTGACGTAGTCGGCTGTTTCGACGGCGAGAGCGCGGAAGATCAGCTTTATGAGCGCACCTTCGATCTTCTGATTCTGGATGTCAACGTCCCGGGAAAGAACGGTTTCGAGGTACTGAGGGAGGCGCGGGAACGCGGTGTTGAGACCCCGGCGCTTTTCCTGACGACGCGCGACAGCGCCGCCGATGCGGAACGGGGGTTCGAGAGCGGTGCGGATGACTATGTCCGCAAACCTTTTTCGCTCAAGGAGCTGCTGCTGCGGGTCCAGAGCATGCTCCGCCGCCGCTTCTCCCACCCCGTGAGCGAAAAGATGGATCTAGGGAGCGGGTTGGCCTTTGACCTGCAAAACGCACTGCTCTACGACAACGGGGAACCGGTCAAACTGGCCGAAAAACCGCGAAAACTCCTGGAACTGCTGCTGCAGCGCCGCGGTGACGTCGTGACCCACGAAGTGATCAACGCGCACCTTTGGGGCTTTGACGAGAGCCCCAGCGAGGAGGCGCTTCGCACCTACATCAAAACCCTCAGGAGTGCTGTTGGCAAAGACCGTATCATCAGTCACAAACGTACGGGCTATCAGTTTCGCTGA
- a CDS encoding type II secretion system protein: MIELVFVIVVLGILAAIAIPKFAATREDAQISKGAADVAAIRSGIISVRQQYLLRGQTSYPSSLSGAGVASGKLFDGNGTGTILMYAVTPKTAGGHWRGADPNYIYQVGNVNCSFTYTPANGTFNLTTAGQDYCDGLVGN; encoded by the coding sequence ATGATCGAACTGGTTTTTGTTATTGTCGTACTGGGGATTTTGGCGGCTATTGCCATTCCAAAGTTCGCAGCGACAAGAGAGGATGCCCAGATATCCAAAGGGGCGGCAGATGTCGCTGCGATCCGTTCCGGGATTATTTCTGTACGTCAGCAATACCTCCTGCGAGGGCAGACGTCCTACCCCTCTTCGCTGAGCGGTGCAGGCGTTGCAAGCGGGAAACTGTTTGACGGAAACGGAACGGGGACAATCCTGATGTATGCAGTGACACCAAAGACGGCCGGAGGCCATTGGCGTGGAGCAGATCCGAATTATATTTACCAGGTTGGTAATGTAAACTGCAGCTTTACATATACTCCTGCAAACGGTACGTTTAATCTCACAACTGCCGGTCAGGACTATTGTGACGGGCTTGTCGGCAATTGA
- the pckA gene encoding phosphoenolpyruvate carboxykinase (ATP) — protein sequence MINAEALEALGIKNTQEIFYNLSMDDLIDHELKNGECHMTSSGATTVDTGIFTGRSPKDKFFVFEEPSNKYIAWGDVNQPVSKAVFDEVYAVAIEQLSGKKLYVNDLFSGASASSRRNIRFVSEIAWQSHFVRNMFIVPQAEELSGFTPDFTLLNACKAVNEKWEEHGLNSEVFVLFNVEENIAIVGGTFYGGEMKKGIFSMMNYWLPLEGKMAMHCSANVGKDGDTALFFGLSGTGKTTLSTDPNRALIGDDEHGWDDEGVFNFEGGCYAKVIDIDPKNEPEIYAAIRRGALLENVVFDEEGVVDYGDGSKTENTRVSYPIEHIQNRQQNLMAGHPKNIIFLTADAFGVLPPVSKLTKEQAMYYFLSGYTAKVAGTERGITEPVATFSACFGEAFLPLHPTVYAKLLGEKIDKHGVNVYLVNTGWTGGPYGIGSRMSIKDTRACINAILDGSINDCEFDTTRTFRLQVPKALGDIDPKVLNPRNAWDNKAEFDAARDRLAAMFIDNFHKYEEGSGHEFDYHEAGPKIES from the coding sequence ATGATAAATGCGGAAGCACTGGAAGCATTAGGCATTAAGAATACCCAAGAGATTTTTTATAACCTTTCCATGGACGATCTGATCGATCATGAGCTCAAGAACGGCGAGTGTCATATGACCAGCAGCGGCGCGACCACGGTCGATACCGGTATTTTTACCGGCCGCAGTCCCAAGGATAAATTCTTTGTTTTTGAAGAGCCTTCCAACAAGTATATCGCCTGGGGCGACGTAAACCAGCCTGTTTCCAAAGCGGTGTTCGATGAGGTTTATGCCGTCGCCATCGAACAGCTTTCCGGCAAAAAGCTCTATGTCAACGATCTCTTCAGCGGCGCCAGCGCCTCCAGCCGCCGCAATATCCGCTTCGTCTCCGAAATCGCATGGCAGTCTCACTTCGTTCGCAACATGTTTATTGTGCCGCAGGCGGAGGAGCTTTCAGGGTTCACCCCCGATTTCACACTGCTCAATGCCTGTAAAGCTGTCAATGAAAAGTGGGAAGAGCATGGGCTCAATTCCGAGGTATTTGTCCTGTTCAACGTTGAAGAAAATATTGCCATCGTCGGCGGTACTTTCTACGGCGGGGAGATGAAAAAAGGAATCTTCTCCATGATGAACTATTGGCTGCCGCTTGAAGGCAAGATGGCCATGCACTGTTCCGCCAACGTCGGCAAGGACGGGGATACGGCGCTCTTCTTCGGGCTTTCCGGTACAGGTAAGACGACCCTCTCCACCGACCCGAACCGCGCGCTGATCGGTGATGATGAACATGGCTGGGATGACGAAGGGGTTTTCAACTTCGAAGGCGGTTGTTACGCCAAAGTCATCGATATCGATCCGAAGAACGAACCGGAGATCTACGCAGCGATCCGCCGCGGTGCCCTGCTGGAGAACGTCGTCTTCGACGAAGAGGGTGTGGTGGACTACGGTGATGGCAGTAAAACGGAAAATACCCGCGTCTCCTACCCGATCGAGCACATCCAGAACCGCCAGCAGAACCTGATGGCCGGGCATCCTAAAAACATCATTTTCCTGACGGCGGATGCCTTCGGTGTACTGCCCCCGGTCTCCAAGCTCACCAAAGAGCAGGCGATGTATTACTTCCTCAGCGGCTATACGGCCAAGGTTGCAGGTACCGAACGTGGGATTACCGAGCCGGTCGCGACCTTCTCCGCCTGTTTCGGCGAAGCATTCCTGCCGCTGCACCCGACGGTCTATGCGAAGCTTCTTGGTGAGAAGATCGACAAACACGGCGTCAATGTCTACCTGGTCAATACCGGCTGGACGGGAGGCCCATACGGCATCGGAAGCCGCATGAGCATCAAGGATACCCGCGCCTGCATCAATGCGATTCTTGACGGTTCCATCAACGACTGCGAGTTCGATACGACGCGCACCTTCCGCCTCCAGGTTCCGAAAGCCCTCGGCGATATCGATCCGAAGGTTCTGAATCCGCGCAACGCCTGGGACAACAAAGCGGAGTTCGATGCCGCTCGCGATCGCCTGGCGGCGATGTTCATCGACAACTTCCACAAATACGAAGAGGGTAGCGGCCACGAATTCGACTACCACGAAGCCGGACCGAAGATCGAGTCCTGA
- the uvrB gene encoding excinuclease ABC subunit UvrB, which produces MGRFEVVTEYAPAGDQPGAIDTLSKSVLQGHRYQTLEGVTGSGKTYTMAKVIEKTQLPTIIMTHNKTLAAQLYSEFKAFFPNNHVEYFISYYDYYQPEAYIPRQDLFIEKDSSINDELERLRLSATANLLSYDDVIVIASVSANYGLGDPEEYAKMVQILEVGQEIGQKELLLRLVEMGYSRNDTYFDSGHLRVSGDVLDIYPPYLEDEAIRVEFFGDEIEAIYTFEVIANKKLEEKEKVTVYATSQFTVGQEKLSRAVKTIEDELGERLDNLLANEKIVEAQRLKQRTEFDLEMLETVGMCKGIENYSRHLTAKKPGEAPYTLLDYFSINHDKYMIIVDESHVSLPQFRGMYAGDRSRKEVLVEYGFRLPSALDNRPLKYEEFINKAPHYLFVSATPAEVELELSAVKAEQIIRPTGLLDPQIVIKDSDNQVEDLHDEIKKTVEKGDRILVTVLTKKMAESLTTYLADLGIQVQYMHSDIDAIERNQIIRSLRLGEFDVLIGINLLREGLDLPEVSLVAILDADKEGFLRSETSLIQTIGRAARNAEGRVVLYAKKTTRSMKAAIDTTTQRREKQMAYNEAHGITPTTVKRKLDENLKLEETGKLYNKRKKMEKMPAAERKKILAELNQKMKEAAKKLEFEEAARLRDEIAKIRQL; this is translated from the coding sequence GTGGGCAGATTTGAAGTCGTCACCGAGTATGCACCGGCAGGAGACCAGCCCGGAGCGATTGACACCCTTTCCAAGAGCGTCCTCCAGGGGCACCGTTACCAGACCCTTGAAGGGGTGACCGGCAGCGGAAAGACCTATACGATGGCCAAGGTCATTGAAAAGACCCAGCTTCCGACGATCATCATGACCCATAACAAAACCCTCGCCGCTCAGCTCTACAGTGAATTCAAGGCCTTCTTTCCCAACAACCACGTCGAATACTTCATCAGCTACTACGACTACTATCAGCCCGAAGCCTACATTCCACGCCAGGACCTCTTTATTGAAAAGGACAGTTCCATCAACGACGAGCTCGAACGCCTCCGCCTATCGGCCACAGCCAATCTGCTCAGCTACGACGACGTCATCGTCATCGCTTCCGTCTCCGCCAACTACGGTCTGGGGGATCCGGAGGAGTACGCCAAGATGGTCCAGATCCTCGAGGTCGGACAGGAGATCGGGCAGAAGGAGCTGCTCTTGCGGCTCGTCGAAATGGGCTACAGCCGCAACGACACCTACTTCGACAGCGGTCACCTGCGCGTCAGCGGCGACGTACTTGACATCTATCCGCCCTACCTCGAGGACGAGGCGATCCGGGTGGAGTTCTTCGGCGACGAGATCGAAGCCATCTACACCTTCGAGGTGATCGCCAACAAAAAGCTCGAAGAGAAAGAGAAGGTCACCGTCTACGCCACAAGCCAGTTCACCGTCGGGCAGGAGAAACTCTCCCGGGCCGTGAAGACGATCGAGGATGAACTCGGCGAACGGCTGGACAATCTGCTCGCCAACGAAAAGATCGTCGAGGCGCAGCGATTGAAGCAGCGCACCGAGTTCGACCTGGAGATGCTGGAGACCGTCGGCATGTGCAAGGGAATCGAGAACTACTCCCGCCACCTCACCGCAAAAAAGCCGGGCGAAGCCCCCTACACCCTGCTGGACTACTTCTCAATCAACCATGACAAGTATATGATCATCGTCGACGAGTCCCACGTCTCCCTGCCACAGTTCCGCGGGATGTACGCCGGCGACCGCAGCCGCAAAGAGGTGCTCGTCGAATACGGCTTCCGTCTCCCCAGCGCCCTGGACAACCGGCCGCTCAAGTACGAGGAATTTATCAACAAAGCGCCCCACTACCTTTTCGTCTCCGCCACCCCTGCCGAAGTCGAGCTGGAGCTCAGCGCCGTCAAAGCCGAGCAGATCATCCGCCCGACGGGGCTGCTTGATCCGCAGATCGTCATCAAGGATTCGGACAACCAGGTCGAAGACCTCCACGACGAGATCAAAAAGACCGTCGAGAAGGGCGACCGTATTCTCGTCACGGTGCTGACCAAGAAGATGGCCGAGTCGCTCACCACCTACCTGGCCGACCTCGGCATCCAGGTGCAGTACATGCACTCCGATATCGATGCCATCGAACGCAACCAGATCATCCGCAGCCTGCGGCTGGGGGAGTTTGACGTTCTCATAGGGATCAACCTTCTGCGCGAGGGGCTGGACCTGCCGGAGGTGAGCCTCGTCGCCATCCTTGACGCCGACAAAGAGGGCTTCCTGCGCTCGGAAACCTCCCTGATCCAGACCATCGGCCGCGCGGCGCGGAATGCCGAAGGGCGCGTCGTCCTCTACGCCAAGAAGACCACGCGTTCCATGAAGGCCGCCATCGACACCACGACCCAGCGCCGCGAAAAACAGATGGCCTACAACGAGGCTCACGGCATCACGCCGACGACCGTCAAACGCAAGCTCGACGAAAACCTCAAGCTCGAAGAGACGGGCAAACTCTACAACAAACGCAAGAAAATGGAGAAGATGCCGGCCGCCGAACGTAAAAAGATCCTGGCCGAACTGAACCAGAAGATGAAAGAAGCAGCCAAGAAGCTGGAGTTTGAAGAGGCAGCACGTCTACGCGACGAGATCGCCAAGATCCGGCAGCTCTAA